GGCGCTGAGCTTCAACACGCGGCTCAACATGCGGACGGTCTCGGTCGGCGTGACGCTGTACCAGGGCGAGTTCGCCTTCCCGTGGCCCCTCATCAGCGCGGCGGTGGTGATCGCGGTCGTGCCCATCGTCGTGCTGATCGCCGTGTTCCAGAAGCGGTTCGTGGCGGGGCTGACGGCGGGCGGGGTGAAGGCGTGAGGAGGGCGGGGAAGTGATGAGAGTTGAGCGATGAGTGATGAGGAACAGACGGCAGGAAGAGGCCGGAGGGCTGTGTTACCGTGCCTCATGCCCGTCCTGCACGACGTTCCGCCGACCGATCAGCGCGTCATTGACCTGATGAATGCCCAGCAGCGCGAGTTGCGGGCGATCTATCAGGACACCGACGAGCGCACGGAGCCGTTCGACCCGGCCATCCTTTCCGGGGAGGGTTGCGTGCTCTTGGCGGTAGAGGAAGACGGCGCGTTGCTGTCCTGCGGTGCCTTGAAGCGCATCGAGCCGGACGCGGCGGAGGTCAAGCGCATGTACACGGTGCCGGAGGCGCGGGGGCGTGGCCTGGGCCGTCAAATCCTCGCCGCCCTCATCGAGCGGGGGCGTGAGCAGGGCTACGCGCGGCTGGTGCTGGAGACCGGGGATTTGCAGGCGGAAGCCATCCACCTCTACGAGTCCGCAGGCTTTGGGCGCATCCCGAACTACGGGTATTACGTGGGGATGGAGAACAGCCTGTGCTACGAGTTGCCGCTGAGAATGGAATAGGCGAAGAAAGAACTCTAGAGGGAATGTGCGGTTATTTTTTGCTCCTCCCCCTTGAGGGGGGAGGCCGGGAGGGGGTGAGCGGGCAGAGCTTCCCTAGCCAGTGGAAAGGTCAATGCCCCTCAACAACGACCAACCTAGTCACACGCCCCCTCACCCCGGCCCTCTCCCACGAGGGGAGAGGGAGAAAAGCACGAAGTCGTATTCATCCACAGAGGCCCCCATGACCCAACCCTCCCCCTCCGAATTCCTCTGGTTTCTCCAACTCTCCCGTGACGGCGAGTTCATCGGCACGCGGGAGAAACCGCCGCGCAGGCCCACGCTGCCCTACATCTCCAGCCTGATCACGACGGCGGGCGAGGCGGGCTTCACGGGGCTGCTGACGGCCACGAACTACCACAGCGAGCACGAGAACTACACGGCGGCGGTGGCGGCCCTCGCGCGGACGGCGGCGACGGACCCCGCCCTTCTGATCGCGGTGCGGCCCGGCATGTTCCACCCGGCGATGTACGCGAAGATGCTCGCCACGCTGCAAAACCTCTTTCCGGGGCGGGTGCGCGTGAACATCGTGACGGGGAGCAGCCCCGCCGAGAACGCGATGTACGGCGACTTCGAACCGCACGCGCAGAGGTATGAACGGACGCGCGAGTTCATGACCATCCTGCGGCAACTCTGGACGCAGCCGCCGCCCGTGAGCTACCGCTCGGAGCTGTTCGCCTTCGAGAACGCGGTGCTGGACCCGCCGCCCGCGCAGCCCATCCCGATCTACTTCGGGGGCGCGTCGCCCGTCGCGCAGCGCATCGCCGCCGACCTCGCCGACGTGTACCTGATGTGGGGCGAGCGGGAGGACATGCTGGCCGAGCGCATAGCGCAGATGCGGGCGCTGGAGGCGGAGACGGGAAGGCCGTTGCGCTATGGCCTGCGAACCCACGTCATCGTCCGGGAGACGGAGGAGGAGGCGTGGCGGGCCGCCGAACGCCTGATCTCGCGGGTGGACCCCGAGGTGCGCCGGGCCTTTGTGGAGAGCTACAAGCATGTGGACGGCGTGGGCCAACTGCGCCAGATCGAGATGTTGCGCGGGCTGGGGGAAGGCAACCTCCTCGTCGAACCGGGCCTGTGGGCGGGCGTCGGCATGGCCCGGAGTGGGGTGGGCGTCGCGCTGATCGGCACCCCGGAGCAGGTGGCGGCCAAGATTCGACGGTACGAAGACATGGGCTTCTCGTCTTTCATCTTCAGCGGCTACCCGCATCTGGAGGAGGCGCGGCGCTTCGGCGAACTCGTGATGCCGCTCCTCAAGGGAGAGGGGGATGGGGAAGCGCGGCGGATTCACACGGAGACGGTGGCCCCGGTGGCGTAGGAGCAGTCAGCTTTCAGCCGTCAGCGATCAGCAAGGACAGGGGCGGGGGCTTCGGCCCACCGCCTCTCCCGCTGGAAGGTGGAGGCTTAACTCGGCCTCAATCTGCCCGCACCCCTTCGCCTTCCCCACTCGCCTACCTTGCGGGGAGGGGGAGCGAGGATGGTCACACGGGAGGCGCGGCGAGAGGTGGGGTCGTCGGCAGATCGGCGGCGCTGGGTGACGGGTGGCGTGCTGCTCGGACTGGGGTTGGGGGGCTTTTTCGACGGAATCGTGATTCACCAGCTTCTGCAATGGCACCACATGGTCAGCGAGGTCCACCCGCCGAACACGCTGGAGAACTTGCGCCTCAACACCCTCGCCGACGGCCTGTTCCACGCGGCGACGTGGGTGTTCACGTTGCTGGGAGCGTTCCTGCTCTGGAGTGGACTGCGGGGCAGCCACGCGACCTGGCGCACGTCCGCCTTCGTCGGCACGCTGCTCTTCGGCTGGGGCTTGTTCAACGTGGTGGAGGGCCTGATCGACCACCAGATTCTCGGCGTCCACCACGTCCGTCCCGGTCCATATCAGCTCGCCTACGACCTCGGCTTCCTCGCCTGGGGTGCCGCGATGCTTCTCGTGGGCCGGGCGCTGATGCGGCGAACTTCTACCAACGAGGGAGGGCCTTGACCGAATCAGCCAAGACCCTCTTTCCCCTTCTCCCTAACGCCTAACCCTTCACCCCTTCCTCAAAACTGCACCGCGTACCGTCCGCCCTCGCTGCCCGTGCAGTCGCCGACGCCGTGGTTGGCGTCGTCCACCTGAAGGGTGCAGGTCAGGGTGCGGGCGTTCGCGCCGGAGGTCCTGGCGATGAGGTTGCCCGTGCGGAGGGTACTGCGCGTCTGGGTGGTGGTGCCCACGCGCGTGCCGAAGAAGGGGTCGGCGTACGGGCCGGTGCCGAACCCGAGGCTCACCCCCAGCGAGGGCCGGACCGTCACCGTGTTGGAGGCGCTGATCAGGGTGGTGCGGCCCCCGTAGGTCAGGCCGCCGATCACGACGGTCGTGTTGTTGCCGCCGAAGGGGTCGCCCGCCTGCCCGCGCAGGGCACCGGGGTGGAAGGTGACGGTGCCCTCCTGCCCGGTGGTGGAGTTGACGATGCGGCCCGTGACGGGCGGGTTCAGGGCCGGGGCGCAGGAGGCGAGAAGCGCGGCGAAGCTCAGGCAGGCCAGCGTCGCTTTCATCATGCCCTCAGTGTAGGCCCCGAGCCTGACGACCCCGTGAGCCAAACATGCACCCAGACGAGTTTTCACCTCATTCCATGCCTGCTGGAGGGGGAGTTGGGTGCGGGAATACACATGCGAGTGCATGGGCGTCAGCGTCGGTCGCTGCTCTGAACGACCTCGTGGACTTCGGGCACGTTTGGGCCAGTCAGGGCGTCACTGTTCGTCCACGCCCCGAACGCCGCACGCGCTTCCCGGAAGGTCAGGACTCGGAGGAGTGAGGCTTGAGGGAGAGGGGCGGTCAGCCGTCAGCTTTCGGCGGTCAGGGAAAACAGGTGAGGCCGTCTTCCGGGCGAGATGTTCCCGTACGTCCGACGAAAAGCAGGGCGGCCTACCGCGCCCTTTCTGGCGACTGGCGACTGGCGACTGGCGACTGGCGACCCCAAGCCTCAGCCCCGCGCGAACTCGTGGACGAACTCCGCCTGCGCCTCGGTCTCGATGGTGCCGGGCCGGGCCTCCCGCACCCGCGCGATGGCCTGTTCCGGCGGCATCCCCGCCTGCACGAGGAGGCACGCGGCAGTCAGCCCCGCGCGCCCCAGCCCGCCCCGGCAGTGGACGACCACACGGCGACCGTCGAGCAGGGCGTCCATGAGTTCGTCGAGGAAGGCCGTGAACTCGGGCAAGTCGGCGGGCACGTCCCGGTCACGGATGGGGCAGGCGAGGAGGGTCAGGCCGTGTTCCTCCACGAGCGCGTGGTAATCGGTGATGCCCAGCAGCTCGAACTCGTGGGGTTCGATGAGGGGGGCGAGCACGTTCACGCCCTCACCTGCCAGCCGCGCAAGGTCCGCGCTCAGGTCGCGGTCGTGGACGACGCCCACCTGAAGCACGCTCGCGCCCTTCTTGCCCGGCGCGAAGGTGAGGCCGAGGCGGCCCGGCCACAGCCCCGTCTCCACCCAGTCCACCCGCAGGGGGTGGGTCTCGCTCGTGGACACCTCAGCCCTCCCGCAGCCAGCGCGCGGCGTCGAGCGCGTGGTACGTGATGATCGTGTCGGCCCCGGCACGGCGCATCCCGGTCAGGGTCTCCAGCACGGTGCGGCGCTCGTCCATGTACCCGGCCTCTGCGGCGGCCTTGATGAGCGCGTACTCACCGCTCACGTTGTAGGCGACGAGCGGCAGGTCGAACGAGTCGCGCAACAGCCGCACCATGTCGAGGTAGGCGAGCGCGGGTTTGACCATCAGGAAGTCGGCCCCCTGCTCCACGTCCAGCCGTGCCTCGCGCAACGCCTCGCGCATGCCGCCCGCCGGGTCCATCTGGTAGGACGCGCGGTTGCCCACGCTGGGGGTGCTGCCCGCCGCGTCGCGGAAGGGGCCGTAGTAGGCCGAGGCGTACTTCACGGCGTAGGCCATCACGGGCACGTGGGAGAAGCCCGCCTCGTCCAGCGCCGCCCGGATCGCGCAGACCTGCCCGTCCATCATGGCCGAGGGGGCCACCACGTCCGCGCCCGCCCGCGCCTGCGAGACAGCGGTCTGCGCCAGCAGGGCGAGGGCCGCGTCGTTGTCCACGGTCCACTCACCGTCCCCCGTCTGGCACAGCGGCCCGCAGTGGCCGTGATCGGTGTACTCGCACAGGCAGGTGTCGGTGACGACGGTCATGCCGGGGAGCGCCGCCTTGATCGCCGCCGCCGCGCGCTGGATGACGCCGCCCTCGGCGTAGGCCCCGCTGCCCTGGGGGTCCTTGTGGTCGGGGATGCCGAAGAGGATGACGGCGGGGATGCCGAGGCCCTGGGCCTCCCTCGCCTGCTCCACCGCCCCCCCGACGCTGTGGCGGCTCACGCCGGGCATGGTGGCGATGGGCTGCTCGGTGTCCTCCTCGTGGACAAAGATGGGGTGGATGAAGTGCTGCGGCGTCAGCGTGACCTCGCGGGTCATGGCGCGCAGACCGGCGGTGCGGCGCAGGCGGCGGGGGCGGTCGAGCATGGCAGGCAGGCTAGCGCAGGGCGGGAGGGGGAAAAGGGACGTTGAGGGGGCGCTCGGCCATCTGGCCCATCTCCCGTGAGGCCCAGACCTCTTACGCTGAGGGCATGTCCGACCCAGCCCGCACGGTCATTGTCGGCGACGTTCACGGCCACCTCGACCGGCTGCTCTCGCTGCTCGTCGCTGCCCGCCTCACCCATGAGGAGGGGCGGTGGACGGGGGGTAAGGCGACGCTCGTCCTCATGGGCGATCTGTTCGACCGGGGGCCGGGGGGAATAGACGCCCTGGACCTCGTGATGCGCCTGGAGACGCGGGCGGCGGAACACGGCGGGCGCGTCCTCACCCTGCTCGGCAACCACGACGTTCTGATCCTCGCCGCGCGGCACTTCGGGGAACGGGCGACGACCGGGCCGGGCGGGAGCTTCCTCGCGGACTGGAAGATCAACGGTGGGGAGGCGCGTGACCTGGAGCGGATGACGGATACGCACGCCGACTGGCTCTCGCGGCAACCCGCGATGCTGCACTTA
Above is a genomic segment from Deinococcus sp. YIM 134068 containing:
- a CDS encoding GNAT family N-acetyltransferase — its product is MPVLHDVPPTDQRVIDLMNAQQRELRAIYQDTDERTEPFDPAILSGEGCVLLAVEEDGALLSCGALKRIEPDAAEVKRMYTVPEARGRGLGRQILAALIERGREQGYARLVLETGDLQAEAIHLYESAGFGRIPNYGYYVGMENSLCYELPLRME
- a CDS encoding LLM class flavin-dependent oxidoreductase; the encoded protein is MTQPSPSEFLWFLQLSRDGEFIGTREKPPRRPTLPYISSLITTAGEAGFTGLLTATNYHSEHENYTAAVAALARTAATDPALLIAVRPGMFHPAMYAKMLATLQNLFPGRVRVNIVTGSSPAENAMYGDFEPHAQRYERTREFMTILRQLWTQPPPVSYRSELFAFENAVLDPPPAQPIPIYFGGASPVAQRIAADLADVYLMWGEREDMLAERIAQMRALEAETGRPLRYGLRTHVIVRETEEEAWRAAERLISRVDPEVRRAFVESYKHVDGVGQLRQIEMLRGLGEGNLLVEPGLWAGVGMARSGVGVALIGTPEQVAAKIRRYEDMGFSSFIFSGYPHLEEARRFGELVMPLLKGEGDGEARRIHTETVAPVA
- a CDS encoding DUF2243 domain-containing protein, encoding MVTREARREVGSSADRRRWVTGGVLLGLGLGGFFDGIVIHQLLQWHHMVSEVHPPNTLENLRLNTLADGLFHAATWVFTLLGAFLLWSGLRGSHATWRTSAFVGTLLFGWGLFNVVEGLIDHQILGVHHVRPGPYQLAYDLGFLAWGAAMLLVGRALMRRTSTNEGGP
- a CDS encoding cyclin-dependent kinase inhibitor 3 family protein, which codes for MSTSETHPLRVDWVETGLWPGRLGLTFAPGKKGASVLQVGVVHDRDLSADLARLAGEGVNVLAPLIEPHEFELLGITDYHALVEEHGLTLLACPIRDRDVPADLPEFTAFLDELMDALLDGRRVVVHCRGGLGRAGLTAACLLVQAGMPPEQAIARVREARPGTIETEAQAEFVHEFARG
- the hemB gene encoding porphobilinogen synthase; this translates as MLDRPRRLRRTAGLRAMTREVTLTPQHFIHPIFVHEEDTEQPIATMPGVSRHSVGGAVEQAREAQGLGIPAVILFGIPDHKDPQGSGAYAEGGVIQRAAAAIKAALPGMTVVTDTCLCEYTDHGHCGPLCQTGDGEWTVDNDAALALLAQTAVSQARAGADVVAPSAMMDGQVCAIRAALDEAGFSHVPVMAYAVKYASAYYGPFRDAAGSTPSVGNRASYQMDPAGGMREALREARLDVEQGADFLMVKPALAYLDMVRLLRDSFDLPLVAYNVSGEYALIKAAAEAGYMDERRTVLETLTGMRRAGADTIITYHALDAARWLREG
- a CDS encoding metallophosphoesterase, whose product is MSDPARTVIVGDVHGHLDRLLSLLVAARLTHEEGRWTGGKATLVLMGDLFDRGPGGIDALDLVMRLETRAAEHGGRVLTLLGNHDVLILAARHFGERATTGPGGSFLADWKINGGEARDLERMTDTHADWLSRQPAMLHLQNTLLAHADAVLYHRYGENVEEVNAAFSELLLGRDPVAWDRLLDEFSERDAFLGEDGGRQLDHFLSRFGGERLIHGHTPVARVTGQPPGSVTGPHIYAGGRAVNVDHGLYLGGPGFVYELDEGR